A window of the Thalassospira indica genome harbors these coding sequences:
- a CDS encoding NAD(P)H-dependent flavin oxidoreductase: protein MSDPKIDAARARLENLWASGKEFLGTDYAIMAGAMSWVSERHLVSAVSNAGGFGVIACGSMTPDLLSAEIAATKEMTSKPFGVNLITMHPQLNGLIEVCREHSVGHVVLAGGLPSSNSIKQAKEFAKVVCFAPALVLAKKLIRSGADALVIEGSEAGGHVGPVSLTVLAQEILPEVSDIPVFCAGGIGRGEAITGLLEQGASGVQIGTRLVCAEECIAHPDFKKAFIRASARDAVTTVQLDDRFPVIPVRALANKGTEEFRNTQRAVIEKFRAGELDQGAAQLEIEHFWAGALRRAVIDGDVESGSVMAGQSVGMVKKEQPVSEILEELVEQAVQSLVKRDS, encoded by the coding sequence ATGAGTGATCCGAAAATTGACGCCGCACGGGCGCGCCTGGAAAACCTGTGGGCATCGGGCAAGGAATTCCTTGGCACCGACTACGCCATTATGGCCGGCGCCATGTCCTGGGTTTCAGAGCGTCACCTTGTTTCGGCGGTCTCCAATGCGGGAGGTTTTGGTGTGATTGCCTGCGGGTCGATGACCCCGGATCTGTTGTCGGCTGAAATTGCCGCCACCAAGGAAATGACCAGCAAGCCGTTTGGCGTCAACCTGATCACCATGCACCCGCAGCTCAATGGGCTGATCGAAGTGTGCCGTGAACACAGTGTTGGGCATGTGGTTCTTGCTGGCGGCCTGCCGTCATCAAACTCGATCAAGCAGGCCAAGGAATTTGCCAAGGTTGTCTGCTTTGCCCCGGCACTGGTTCTGGCCAAGAAGCTGATCCGCTCGGGTGCTGATGCGCTGGTGATCGAGGGTAGCGAAGCGGGTGGCCATGTTGGCCCGGTATCGCTGACGGTTCTGGCACAGGAAATCCTGCCGGAAGTTTCCGACATTCCGGTTTTCTGTGCCGGGGGTATTGGCCGCGGTGAAGCGATTACCGGTTTGCTTGAGCAGGGGGCATCGGGTGTTCAGATCGGCACGCGCCTTGTGTGTGCCGAGGAATGCATTGCCCATCCTGATTTCAAAAAGGCCTTTATCCGCGCAAGTGCGCGTGACGCGGTGACCACCGTGCAGCTTGATGATCGCTTCCCGGTCATTCCGGTACGTGCGCTTGCCAACAAGGGCACGGAAGAATTCCGCAATACCCAACGTGCCGTGATTGAAAAGTTCCGCGCAGGCGAGCTTGACCAAGGCGCTGCACAGCTTGAAATTGAACATTTCTGGGCCGGGGCCCTGCGCCGTGCGGTGATTGATGGTGACGTCGAAAGCGGATCGGTTATGGCAGGACAGTCGGTTGGTATGGTAAAGAAAGAACAACCGGTTTCCGAAATCCTCGAAGAGTTGGTCGAACAGGCCGTTCAATCCCTGGTTAAGAGAGACAGCTAA
- the ptsP gene encoding phosphoenolpyruvate--protein phosphotransferase yields MSIPSAAVTGPRRLLKRVRDVMAGPGTAEERLGQIVTIIAADMVAEVCSVYVMRAGEVLELFATCGLSKEAVHLTRLRVGEGIVGFVAAHARPLNLKDAQGHPNFAYRPETGEEIYHSMIGVPILRGGRIIGVLAVQNRTERLYSEDEQEALENVAMVLAEMVAGGELVSREELIPADGIALLPLRLGGARLAPGIGKGIAVLHEPRIVIDRMVSDDPEEELTRLREAMHGLQNHLDKMLEAVSGINGMDEGDDPGDILEAYRMIAQDTGWLNRITEAVHTGLTAEAAVQKVHDDTRARMAQVTDPYLRERLHDLEDLANRLLQHLSGQYQSPAFGDLPDDIILVARNIGPAELLDYDHTRLRGLALEEGSHTSHVAIVARALDIPVLGGVKGVLDKVEAGDPLIVDSDNSQLFVRPSEDVRAVIDGALRARAERKALYAQMRDLPAETTDGAEISLNVNAGLLIDVPHVIESGADGIGLYRTEIPFMVRSAMPDITDQTRLYDRIFEQAEGRPVVFRTLDVGGDKLLPYWEDMTEENPAMGWRSIRITLDRPAVLVHQLRALIRAGHDRDLYVMFPMIAEVAEFDQAKAVLDEQLKREAVRGFIPRKVEVGAMLEVPALIWQAPALLQRVDFLSVGTNDLLQFMFAADRGNPRIEGRYDTLSPSVFAFMRQLVTLCDQKDVRLTICGEMAGRPLEAMALIGLGIKRLSMAPASVGPVKEMVRSMCKSEVESYILTIMDNPTRSLRSRLKAFAIDHGVKL; encoded by the coding sequence ATGAGCATTCCGTCCGCCGCAGTCACAGGTCCGCGACGCCTTCTAAAGCGTGTGCGCGACGTCATGGCTGGACCGGGGACCGCTGAAGAACGCCTCGGACAGATTGTGACCATCATTGCCGCTGATATGGTGGCAGAGGTGTGCTCGGTCTATGTGATGCGTGCGGGCGAAGTGCTGGAACTGTTTGCGACCTGTGGTCTGTCCAAGGAAGCAGTTCACTTGACCCGCCTTCGCGTGGGCGAGGGGATTGTCGGTTTTGTTGCGGCGCATGCGCGGCCGCTTAACCTCAAGGACGCGCAAGGCCATCCGAACTTTGCCTATCGTCCGGAAACCGGCGAGGAAATCTATCATTCGATGATCGGTGTACCAATCCTGCGCGGTGGCCGCATCATCGGTGTTCTTGCCGTGCAGAACCGGACCGAACGCCTTTATTCCGAGGACGAACAGGAAGCCCTTGAAAACGTCGCCATGGTGCTGGCCGAAATGGTCGCCGGTGGCGAACTTGTCAGCCGCGAAGAACTGATCCCGGCCGACGGTATTGCGTTGTTGCCGCTGCGTCTGGGCGGGGCGCGTCTGGCACCGGGGATTGGCAAGGGCATTGCCGTTCTGCACGAACCGCGCATCGTCATTGACCGCATGGTTTCTGATGATCCGGAAGAAGAACTGACCCGCCTGCGTGAAGCCATGCATGGTCTTCAGAACCATCTTGATAAGATGCTGGAAGCCGTTTCAGGCATCAACGGCATGGATGAAGGCGATGATCCGGGGGATATCCTTGAAGCCTATCGGATGATTGCCCAGGATACAGGTTGGCTGAACCGCATCACCGAGGCGGTGCATACCGGCCTGACGGCCGAGGCCGCGGTTCAGAAGGTGCATGATGATACCCGTGCGCGCATGGCGCAGGTCACCGACCCCTATTTGCGCGAACGCCTGCACGATCTTGAAGATCTGGCCAACCGGCTATTGCAGCATCTTTCGGGGCAGTATCAATCCCCGGCCTTTGGCGATTTGCCCGATGATATCATTCTGGTGGCGCGCAATATCGGCCCGGCCGAACTTCTTGATTATGATCACACCCGTCTGCGCGGTCTTGCCCTTGAAGAAGGGTCGCACACCTCGCACGTCGCAATCGTTGCGCGTGCACTTGATATCCCGGTTCTGGGCGGGGTCAAGGGTGTGCTTGATAAGGTCGAGGCCGGTGATCCGCTGATTGTCGATTCTGATAACAGCCAGCTTTTTGTTCGGCCAAGCGAAGATGTTCGGGCGGTGATTGACGGCGCGTTGCGTGCCCGGGCAGAGCGAAAAGCGCTTTACGCCCAGATGCGTGACCTGCCGGCCGAAACGACCGACGGGGCGGAGATTTCACTTAATGTGAATGCCGGGCTTTTGATTGATGTCCCGCATGTGATTGAAAGCGGTGCGGACGGGATTGGCCTGTATCGGACGGAAATTCCGTTCATGGTGCGATCCGCCATGCCCGACATTACCGATCAGACCCGGCTTTATGATCGTATTTTCGAACAGGCCGAAGGCCGACCGGTGGTTTTCAGGACTCTTGATGTCGGCGGTGACAAATTGCTGCCCTATTGGGAGGATATGACAGAAGAGAATCCGGCAATGGGCTGGCGATCGATCCGGATCACACTGGACCGTCCGGCGGTGCTTGTACATCAGTTGCGCGCGCTGATCCGGGCCGGGCATGACCGTGATCTTTATGTCATGTTCCCGATGATCGCCGAAGTTGCTGAATTTGATCAGGCAAAGGCGGTTCTTGACGAGCAGCTCAAACGTGAAGCCGTACGCGGATTTATCCCGCGCAAGGTCGAAGTCGGCGCCATGCTTGAAGTTCCCGCCCTGATCTGGCAGGCTCCGGCCTTGCTGCAACGGGTTGATTTCCTCTCGGTTGGGACGAATGATCTGTTGCAGTTCATGTTTGCTGCTGACCGCGGCAATCCGAGGATCGAGGGCCGGTATGACACGCTGTCGCCAAGTGTGTTCGCATTCATGCGCCAGTTGGTGACATTGTGCGATCAAAAGGACGTTCGCCTGACCATCTGTGGTGAAATGGCGGGACGTCCGCTTGAAGCGATGGCCCTTATCGGTTTGGGAATTAAACGCTTGTCGATGGCGCCTGCCTCTGTTGGTCCGGTCAAGGAAATGGTCAGAAGCATGTGTAAGTCTGAAGTCGAGAGTTATATTCTGACGATAATGGATAATCCGACCAGATCATTGCGTTCGCGTCTTAAGGCTTTCGCAATAGATCACGGTGTAAAACTTTAA
- a CDS encoding helix-turn-helix domain-containing protein has translation MDEHKDQIGGYTEVGSLLKATRVGLGQTVEDVCRMLRIRKIYIEAIESSDYAALPNGPYGLGFVKAYAEHLGLDGAEIARRFRAESNAPAVRSELSFPKPVQESRVPGGAVLLIAVMLGLGAYGGWYYLSSQGKTIADLVDPLPERLASYSTTASQDSTPRNLENAADAQAAEAEITTPAPVIADQGAPIEETTVSEAPVAESASEPVAEVAEATEEPAEAPVVSEEVAEAPAQEAAPVANEVVTATEQAPVEAEVAEAPAAQTPAAPAAEVASVPAAPEVDEAGGARVFGAVNVDSRVTISAVETSWVRIREADGNVLLTRMLTAGDTYMVPNRDGLKLEVGNAGALTYSIDGSEAQPVGEYGAVISDFSLDVGDLTQAEEPTVQ, from the coding sequence ATGGACGAACATAAAGACCAGATCGGTGGTTATACCGAGGTCGGGAGCCTTTTGAAGGCGACCCGCGTTGGTTTGGGGCAAACAGTCGAAGACGTTTGCCGCATGCTTCGTATTCGCAAAATTTACATCGAAGCCATTGAAAGCAGCGACTATGCGGCATTGCCGAATGGTCCTTATGGCCTTGGCTTCGTGAAGGCATATGCCGAACATCTTGGACTGGACGGTGCAGAGATCGCACGTCGCTTCCGCGCAGAAAGCAATGCGCCGGCCGTGCGCAGTGAACTGTCCTTCCCGAAACCCGTGCAGGAAAGCCGTGTACCCGGTGGGGCGGTATTGCTGATCGCGGTTATGCTTGGTCTTGGTGCTTATGGCGGATGGTACTACCTGTCGAGCCAGGGCAAAACCATTGCCGATCTGGTTGATCCGTTGCCAGAGCGACTTGCAAGCTACTCGACAACGGCAAGCCAGGATTCAACGCCGCGTAATCTTGAAAACGCCGCAGATGCGCAGGCCGCCGAAGCAGAAATAACAACGCCTGCACCGGTCATTGCCGATCAGGGGGCACCTATTGAAGAAACCACCGTTTCTGAGGCCCCGGTCGCAGAATCAGCATCTGAACCCGTAGCCGAAGTCGCAGAAGCAACCGAAGAACCGGCAGAAGCACCTGTCGTTTCCGAGGAAGTTGCAGAAGCCCCGGCGCAGGAAGCTGCACCCGTTGCTAACGAAGTGGTAACCGCCACAGAACAGGCTCCGGTTGAAGCCGAAGTCGCAGAGGCACCAGCCGCACAAACGCCGGCTGCACCGGCAGCGGAAGTTGCATCGGTTCCCGCGGCACCCGAAGTTGACGAGGCCGGTGGTGCACGCGTATTTGGCGCGGTCAATGTCGATAGCCGTGTGACCATTTCGGCGGTGGAAACCAGCTGGGTTCGTATTCGTGAGGCAGATGGTAATGTTCTGCTGACCCGGATGCTGACAGCCGGTGATACCTATATGGTTCCGAATCGTGACGGTTTGAAACTTGAAGTCGGCAATGCTGGTGCCCTGACCTATAGCATCGATGGTTCCGAAGCCCAGCCGGTCGGGGAATATGGTGCGGTGATTTCGGACTTCTCGCTTGATGTCGGTGATCTGACCCAGGCAGAAGAACCAACCGTTCAATAG
- the ispG gene encoding flavodoxin-dependent (E)-4-hydroxy-3-methylbut-2-enyl-diphosphate synthase, which produces MSVRPYRDIERRQSRKIRVGDVEVGGDAPISVQSMTNTLTTDVNATVAQIHRLEEAGADIVRVSCPDQESTAALKDIIKQVHVPIVADIHFHYKRAIEAAEAGAACLRINPGNIGSTERVREVVKAAKDHGCSMRIGVNAGSLEKELLERYGEPCPEAMVESALNHAKILEDQDFCEFKISVKASDVFLAVAAYYGLAEACDYPLHLGITEAGGLRGGTVKSSIGMGNLLWAGIGDTLRVSLSADPVEEIHVGFDILKSLGLRTRGVQIISCPSCARQGFNVVETVAELEKRLAHISTPISLSIIGCIVNGPGEARETDIGLTGGGGGNHKMYISGRPDHNISTEKMVDHIVELVEERAAKIEAEEAAKKTAAE; this is translated from the coding sequence ATGAGCGTCCGCCCATATCGCGATATTGAACGCCGTCAAAGCCGCAAAATCCGTGTCGGTGACGTGGAAGTTGGCGGGGATGCGCCGATCTCGGTGCAGTCGATGACCAATACCCTGACCACCGATGTCAACGCGACCGTTGCGCAGATCCATCGTCTGGAAGAGGCGGGTGCGGATATCGTCCGTGTGTCCTGCCCGGATCAGGAATCAACCGCCGCCCTGAAAGACATCATCAAACAGGTGCATGTCCCGATCGTGGCCGACATCCATTTCCATTACAAACGTGCGATCGAGGCCGCTGAGGCCGGCGCCGCATGCCTGCGCATCAATCCGGGCAATATCGGGTCGACCGAACGTGTGCGTGAAGTGGTGAAGGCGGCCAAGGATCATGGCTGTTCAATGCGTATCGGTGTCAATGCCGGCTCGCTTGAGAAGGAATTGCTGGAACGGTACGGCGAACCGTGCCCCGAGGCGATGGTCGAAAGTGCGTTGAACCATGCCAAAATCCTTGAAGATCAGGATTTCTGTGAATTCAAAATCTCGGTTAAGGCATCGGATGTGTTCCTTGCGGTTGCGGCCTATTACGGCCTGGCCGAGGCATGCGACTATCCGCTGCATCTTGGCATCACCGAGGCCGGTGGCCTGCGCGGTGGCACGGTGAAATCATCGATTGGCATGGGCAACCTGCTCTGGGCCGGGATCGGTGATACCTTGCGTGTATCGCTGTCCGCCGACCCGGTTGAGGAAATCCATGTTGGTTTCGATATCCTGAAATCGCTGGGTCTTCGTACCCGTGGGGTTCAAATCATTTCCTGCCCGTCTTGCGCGCGTCAGGGCTTTAACGTGGTTGAGACCGTGGCAGAGCTTGAAAAGCGCCTTGCCCATATTTCGACCCCGATTTCGTTGTCGATCATTGGCTGTATCGTCAATGGCCCGGGCGAAGCGCGTGAAACAGATATCGGTCTTACCGGTGGCGGTGGCGGGAACCACAAGATGTACATTTCCGGGCGCCCGGATCACAATATCAGCACGGAAAAGATGGTCGACCATATCGTCGAACTGGTCGAAGAACGTGCCGCCAAAATCGAAGCCGAAGAAGCCGCCAAGAAAACCGCGGCGGAATAG
- the hisS gene encoding histidine--tRNA ligase, translating to MASLQPVRGTHDLLPEQNRLQDYIANTAREIGELYGYHRMTTPIFEFTEVFARTLGDTSDVVTKEMYTFEDRGGEQITLRPEGTAGIARAYISNGMQQMSPVKVSYYGPMFRYERPQKGRQRQFHQIGAELLGIEQVAGDIEMIGYGAHILKALGLWDSITLELNTLGDPESRAAYRDVLVDYFKGHFDKLSEDSRSRLEKNPLRILDSKDEGDRELVANAPLFAEYLNEHSKEFFKGLTEGLGDIGINYELNPRLVRGLDYYCHTCFEFTTNTLGAQGTVMAGGRYDGLISTMGGPQTAGVGWAAGVERLALMVGKAPAGPRPVALIPMGDAAEAKCRTLAQSLREAGIAVHQGYSGNMTKRLKRADKANAILAIVVGDTEVEQGLYQLKLLDLSESFVVEEQRLMRILKKFRDLSSLTVGQKKSLRDSQSQSQWDNALHLIDYVVSSYPESNNSDWQSGLLQKLIATN from the coding sequence GTGGCATCGCTTCAACCCGTCCGTGGCACGCACGACCTTCTGCCGGAACAGAACCGTCTGCAGGATTACATCGCGAATACCGCACGCGAAATCGGCGAGTTGTATGGCTATCATCGCATGACCACGCCGATCTTCGAATTTACCGAGGTGTTCGCCCGCACCCTTGGTGACACGTCCGACGTCGTGACCAAGGAAATGTACACCTTTGAGGATCGCGGCGGCGAACAGATCACGCTGCGTCCCGAAGGAACGGCGGGTATCGCGCGTGCCTATATTTCCAATGGCATGCAGCAGATGTCCCCGGTCAAGGTCAGCTATTATGGCCCGATGTTCCGTTATGAACGCCCGCAAAAAGGCCGTCAGCGCCAGTTCCACCAGATCGGTGCAGAACTGCTTGGTATCGAACAGGTCGCGGGCGATATCGAAATGATCGGCTATGGCGCGCATATCCTAAAGGCCCTCGGCCTTTGGGACAGCATCACGCTTGAGCTTAACACCCTTGGTGACCCGGAAAGCCGTGCGGCGTATCGCGATGTGCTGGTTGATTACTTCAAGGGCCATTTTGACAAGCTGTCGGAAGACAGCCGGTCGCGCCTTGAAAAGAACCCGTTGCGTATCCTTGATTCCAAGGACGAAGGGGATCGTGAACTGGTGGCCAATGCGCCGTTGTTTGCCGAATACCTTAATGAGCATTCCAAGGAATTCTTCAAGGGCCTGACCGAGGGGCTTGGCGATATCGGCATCAATTACGAACTGAACCCGCGTCTGGTGCGTGGTCTGGATTATTATTGCCACACCTGTTTCGAGTTCACCACCAACACCCTTGGTGCGCAGGGCACGGTGATGGCCGGTGGCCGTTATGATGGCCTGATTTCGACCATGGGCGGCCCGCAGACCGCCGGTGTTGGCTGGGCCGCGGGTGTTGAACGTTTGGCCTTGATGGTCGGCAAGGCCCCCGCTGGTCCGCGCCCCGTGGCGCTGATCCCGATGGGGGACGCGGCCGAAGCAAAATGCCGGACTCTTGCGCAGAGCCTGCGCGAAGCTGGGATTGCGGTTCATCAGGGCTATTCGGGTAATATGACAAAACGCTTGAAGCGTGCAGATAAAGCAAATGCAATTTTGGCTATTGTGGTCGGTGATACAGAGGTTGAACAGGGGTTGTATCAGCTAAAGCTGCTTGATCTTAGCGAGAGTTTCGTCGTTGAGGAGCAACGTTTAATGCGCATTTTGAAAAAGTTTCGAGACTTAAGCTCGCTAACGGTCGGTCAGAAGAAATCACTCAGGGATAGTCAATCACAGTCTCAGTGGGATAATGCATTACACCTCATTGATTATGTCGTGTCATCATATCCAGAAAGTAACAATTCTGATTGGCAAAGTGGACTTTTGCAGAAGCTGATTGCGACTAATTAA
- the hemA gene encoding glutamyl-tRNA reductase gives MDVTDGISQDDAGDWPLDRLMVIGTNHRRSSEDTRDRLFIEEARLPQFLAAIEQARLGQAVVVSTCNRTEVHLLASEAERGRERLIDLMSLWADLDRDQLATELYIRSGRDALRHMFAVAASLDSLVIGEPEVFGQVKDAHRIARKHDLVGRELELVYQTAYAIAKKVRNQTGIGQGAVSIAAAAQSVARDLHGDLGDCTLLLAGAGDMGELIAASLAERGIGRILVTDRLAARARLVARRLDCHWSEIDDLDRLLAEADLVLTAGGSRRYMIDKDRAMAAVKRRRFRPVLMIDTAVPGDIDPQVDEIDEVFFYRIEDLEKIAAEGRGGREEKADQAWALIEAEIDNFVRDRAQRAAVPAIADLRKRFEAVRADALAESHGDAEKATRLLINRLLHTPTQALKDLATTTDGAGTVEWVKAQKLLSRLFELEDKPLGRDDVPGDPEQENKE, from the coding sequence ATGGATGTGACAGACGGGATTTCGCAGGACGATGCCGGGGATTGGCCGCTGGATCGCCTGATGGTGATCGGCACCAATCATCGGCGCTCAAGCGAGGATACCCGCGACCGTCTTTTCATCGAAGAAGCCCGTCTGCCACAGTTTTTGGCCGCCATTGAGCAGGCCCGTCTCGGCCAGGCGGTTGTCGTTTCGACCTGCAATCGCACCGAAGTTCACCTTTTGGCGTCTGAGGCCGAACGCGGGCGCGAACGCCTGATTGATCTGATGTCGCTTTGGGCGGATCTGGATCGTGATCAGCTTGCGACAGAACTTTACATCCGGTCTGGCCGGGATGCGCTTCGCCATATGTTTGCCGTCGCGGCGTCACTCGACAGTCTGGTGATTGGCGAACCCGAAGTATTTGGTCAGGTCAAGGATGCGCACCGGATCGCGCGCAAGCATGATCTGGTCGGGCGCGAGTTGGAGCTGGTCTATCAGACGGCCTATGCCATTGCCAAAAAGGTCCGCAATCAGACCGGGATCGGGCAGGGGGCTGTATCAATTGCCGCCGCAGCCCAATCGGTTGCGCGTGACCTGCATGGGGATCTTGGCGACTGTACCTTGCTTTTGGCGGGGGCCGGCGACATGGGGGAACTGATCGCCGCATCGCTGGCGGAACGGGGTATCGGACGCATTCTGGTGACGGATCGCTTGGCGGCCCGTGCGCGTCTGGTGGCGCGCAGGCTGGATTGCCACTGGTCGGAAATCGATGATCTGGATCGGCTTCTGGCCGAGGCGGACCTTGTTCTGACGGCAGGTGGATCGCGGCGTTACATGATCGACAAGGATCGTGCGATGGCGGCGGTCAAACGCCGCCGGTTCCGCCCGGTTCTGATGATCGATACGGCCGTGCCGGGGGATATTGATCCGCAAGTTGACGAGATTGACGAGGTTTTCTTTTACCGGATCGAGGATCTGGAAAAGATCGCTGCCGAAGGGCGCGGCGGACGTGAAGAAAAGGCCGATCAAGCCTGGGCGTTGATCGAAGCGGAAATTGATAATTTTGTGCGTGACCGTGCGCAGCGCGCAGCCGTGCCGGCAATCGCCGATCTGCGCAAACGGTTTGAAGCGGTGCGCGCAGATGCGCTGGCCGAAAGTCATGGGGATGCGGAAAAGGCGACAAGGCTTTTGATCAATCGCCTTTTGCATACGCCGACACAGGCATTGAAAGATTTGGCGACGACAACAGACGGTGCGGGCACCGTGGAATGGGTGAAGGCCCAGAAACTGTTGTCGCGCCTGTTTGAACTTGAAGACAAGCCGCTTGGCCGCGATGACGTGCCTGGCGACCCTGAACAGGAGAATAAAGAGTGA
- the prfA gene encoding peptide chain release factor 1 gives MSLDLGKLEGVTRRFDELNSLLSSGELDGDGFSKLSREHAELAPVVEAIEAYKKLLNDLEEVEEILADPQSDRDMREMAEAEKYDIQDKLPEAERQMKLMLIPKDTADTKNAILEIRAGTGGEEAALFAADLYRMYQRYAEGRGWKFEQMDASENDLGGFKEVIVNVSGTDVFARLKFESGVHRVQRVPVTEGGGRIHTSAATVAVLPEAEEVDIKIDPKDLRIDTYRSQGAGGQHVNTTDSAVRITHIPTGVVAASQEAKSQHKNKEKAMKMLMSRLYDQERESKDSERAADRKSQVGSGDRSERIRTYNFPQGRVSDHRINLTLYRLDDFIAGGPAVDEMIDALIAEEQAQKLAEIES, from the coding sequence GTGAGTTTGGACCTTGGGAAGCTCGAAGGCGTTACGCGCCGGTTCGACGAACTCAATTCGCTTCTTTCAAGCGGAGAGCTTGATGGGGACGGCTTTTCCAAGCTGTCGCGCGAACATGCAGAATTGGCCCCGGTGGTCGAGGCGATCGAAGCTTATAAAAAGCTTCTGAACGATCTGGAAGAAGTCGAGGAAATCCTGGCCGATCCGCAAAGCGATCGCGATATGCGCGAAATGGCCGAGGCGGAAAAATACGACATTCAGGATAAGCTGCCCGAGGCAGAGCGTCAGATGAAACTGATGCTGATCCCGAAAGACACAGCTGATACCAAGAACGCCATCCTTGAAATTCGCGCAGGCACCGGCGGGGAAGAAGCCGCGCTGTTTGCCGCCGATTTGTATCGCATGTATCAGCGTTACGCCGAAGGCCGCGGCTGGAAGTTCGAGCAGATGGACGCCAGCGAAAACGACCTTGGCGGTTTCAAGGAAGTCATCGTCAACGTATCTGGGACGGATGTGTTCGCACGTCTGAAATTTGAAAGTGGCGTGCACCGCGTGCAGCGCGTGCCGGTGACCGAAGGTGGTGGGCGTATTCATACCTCGGCTGCGACCGTGGCCGTGCTGCCAGAGGCCGAAGAAGTTGATATCAAGATCGATCCCAAGGATCTGCGTATTGATACCTATCGTTCGCAGGGTGCGGGTGGCCAGCACGTCAACACCACCGATAGTGCCGTGCGCATTACCCATATTCCGACCGGCGTGGTTGCCGCCAGCCAGGAAGCAAAGTCGCAACACAAGAACAAAGAAAAAGCCATGAAGATGCTGATGTCGCGTCTTTATGATCAGGAACGCGAAAGTAAGGACAGCGAACGTGCGGCCGACCGGAAATCACAGGTCGGGTCGGGTGATCGTTCTGAACGCATTCGCACCTACAACTTCCCGCAAGGGCGCGTGTCAGATCATCGCATCAACCTTACACTTTATCGGTTGGATGATTTTATTGCCGGTGGCCCGGCGGTCGATGAAATGATTGATGCCCTGATCGCCGAAGAGCAGGCCCAGAAGCTTGCCGAAATTGAAAGCTGA
- the prmC gene encoding peptide chain release factor N(5)-glutamine methyltransferase, with amino-acid sequence MPSDTPSTLGSLMAEAAAALTDAGIENTRMDARILLARAAGVDGGRISAWPEDIVPDDKAETFRGMIARRVGHEPVGRILGERDFWRHTFKLSSETLEPRPDSETLVEWAIDFLEDADAPRIVDFGTGTGCLLLSAIGDLPGATGIGLDLSAGAVACARENAKLLELDDSVEFRVSDWDSALDDKDRAEGFDLVMSNPPYITADEMTTLSPEVQKFDPRLALTDEGDGLAAYRVLSNVAFDLAKPGGFVIFEIGRGQENDVGQMLVEAGFVGVEYREDLGGIVRCVAAKKTRCSVGRCII; translated from the coding sequence ATGCCTTCTGACACCCCATCGACCCTTGGCAGCCTGATGGCTGAGGCCGCCGCGGCCTTAACCGATGCCGGTATTGAAAACACGCGGATGGATGCGCGTATTCTTCTGGCACGGGCTGCGGGTGTTGATGGGGGGCGGATCAGTGCATGGCCCGAAGACATTGTGCCTGATGACAAGGCGGAAACTTTTCGGGGCATGATCGCGCGCCGCGTCGGGCATGAACCAGTCGGTCGTATCTTGGGCGAACGTGATTTCTGGCGCCATACTTTCAAGCTGTCATCCGAAACGCTTGAGCCCCGCCCGGACAGTGAAACACTTGTCGAATGGGCAATTGATTTCCTTGAGGATGCCGATGCGCCGCGGATTGTTGATTTCGGCACCGGGACGGGGTGTTTGTTGTTATCCGCGATTGGCGATCTGCCAGGCGCGACCGGCATTGGACTTGATCTAAGCGCGGGGGCGGTGGCCTGTGCGCGTGAAAATGCCAAGCTGCTTGAGCTTGATGACAGCGTCGAATTCCGCGTCTCGGACTGGGACAGTGCCCTTGATGACAAAGACCGCGCCGAGGGGTTTGATCTTGTGATGTCAAACCCGCCCTACATCACCGCCGACGAGATGACGACCCTGTCGCCGGAGGTGCAAAAATTTGATCCTCGCCTTGCCCTGACAGATGAGGGGGACGGCTTGGCGGCCTATCGCGTTTTGTCAAATGTTGCGTTTGATCTGGCAAAACCCGGTGGTTTTGTCATCTTTGAAATCGGTCGCGGGCAGGAAAACGATGTCGGTCAGATGCTGGTGGAGGCCGGTTTTGTCGGAGTGGAGTATCGTGAAGACCTTGGCGGAATTGTCCGTTGCGTCGCGGCAAAGAAAACCCGTTGTTCCGTCGGACGTTGCATAATCTGA